A stretch of Mycobacterium sp. ITM-2016-00316 DNA encodes these proteins:
- a CDS encoding DJ-1/PfpI family protein, producing the protein MQIAIVLYPGFTALDFIGPYESLRWLPDAEVRFVWHEPGPIAADSGVLVVGATHSFDETPAPDVVLVPGGFTTMEHARDERVLEWVRQAHRTATWTTSVCSGSVILAAAGLLRGKRATSHWAAVPLLKAFGVEPVSDERIVAADGSAQNTIMTCAGVSAGIDLGLWLAGRIAGDDRAKAIQLSMEYDPQPPFDSGHMSKASAATKASATALMSKELLKPTQLKATTQLLWDQAIRKVRTRT; encoded by the coding sequence ATGCAAATCGCCATCGTGCTGTACCCGGGATTCACCGCCCTGGACTTCATCGGCCCCTACGAGTCGCTGCGTTGGCTGCCCGACGCAGAGGTTCGGTTCGTGTGGCATGAGCCGGGACCGATTGCCGCCGACTCGGGTGTGCTGGTCGTCGGCGCCACGCACTCGTTCGACGAGACGCCCGCGCCCGATGTCGTGCTGGTGCCCGGTGGGTTCACCACGATGGAGCACGCCCGCGACGAGAGGGTCCTGGAATGGGTCCGGCAGGCTCACCGAACGGCGACGTGGACGACGTCGGTGTGCTCGGGTTCGGTGATCCTGGCGGCGGCCGGTCTGCTCAGGGGCAAACGTGCGACCTCGCACTGGGCCGCGGTGCCGCTGCTGAAGGCGTTCGGGGTGGAACCGGTCAGCGATGAGCGGATCGTCGCCGCCGACGGCTCGGCCCAGAACACCATCATGACCTGCGCCGGGGTGTCGGCCGGTATCGATCTCGGCTTGTGGCTGGCGGGCCGGATTGCCGGTGACGATCGCGCGAAGGCCATTCAGCTGTCGATGGAGTACGACCCGCAGCCGCCGTTCGACTCCGGCCACATGTCGAAGGCGTCGGCGGCGACCAAGGCGAGTGCGACCGCGCTGATGTCGAAGGAGTTGCTCAAGCCCACCCAGCTCAAGGCCACCACCCAGCTGTTGTGGGACCAGGCGATCCGCAAGGTCCGCACCCGCACGTAG
- a CDS encoding thioredoxin domain-containing protein, which translates to MLALLTGLTLLTAVGCTNQIQGSAQSDPVKPLTQVSEDGFGIHAGFDDAPVQIEIFAEPQCTHCADLQHDAGESIRRHIAAGRLAVTYRPMTFLEMSDHHYSERVSNALFVAAEDGRTPAVAFQKFVEELWADQDPSGKGPTDDELAEKARAAGIPDELAQRIADGDAAVDAAEMDETNYEFLYLVDPVDTGTPTVYDLVNDEKVDIYDEDWLAKLMASS; encoded by the coding sequence ATGTTGGCCTTGCTCACCGGTTTGACGCTGCTGACCGCGGTGGGCTGCACAAACCAGATCCAAGGCAGCGCCCAGTCCGACCCCGTCAAGCCGTTGACCCAGGTGAGCGAGGACGGCTTCGGCATTCACGCCGGATTCGACGACGCGCCGGTGCAGATCGAAATCTTCGCCGAACCGCAGTGCACGCACTGCGCGGACCTGCAACACGATGCCGGGGAATCCATCCGGCGCCACATCGCCGCCGGTCGGCTGGCCGTCACCTACCGTCCGATGACGTTCCTGGAGATGTCGGACCACCACTACTCCGAACGGGTCAGCAACGCGCTGTTCGTGGCGGCCGAGGACGGCCGCACACCCGCGGTGGCATTCCAGAAGTTCGTCGAGGAACTGTGGGCCGACCAGGACCCGTCCGGCAAGGGACCGACCGATGACGAGTTGGCCGAGAAGGCCCGCGCCGCCGGGATACCCGACGAACTGGCGCAACGCATCGCCGACGGTGACGCCGCGGTGGACGCCGCCGAGATGGACGAGACGAACTACGAGTTCCTCTACCTGGTGGACCCGGTCGACACCGGAACACCGACGGTGTATGACCTGGTGAACGACGAGAAGGTCGACATCTACGACGAGGACTGGCTGGCCAAGCTGATGGCGTCTTCCTGA
- a CDS encoding MFS transporter, with the protein MASAPSTSTWAPLRSPVYRALWIAQLVSNLGTWMQTVGAQWMLVGDPRAAVLVPLVQTATTLPVMLLALPSGVLADLIDRRRLLIATQGAMAAGVGLLASLTGAGLTTPAVLLMLLFMIGCGQALVAPAWQAIQPDLVPAQQIPAAAALGSMSINLARAIGPAIAGVLVSLSGPTLVFALNAVSFAGIVIVLFCWRPAVVERNEPPERALAALSAGGRFIRSSPIVRRILLRAALFVAPASALWGLLPVIASSRLGLSSSGYGVLLGALGAGAVLGAFLLSRLRSRFGQNALLTTAAAGFALTTVVLALVPNFVAVLLALLVGGASWLLSLSTLNASMQLSLPGWVRARGLSVYQLVFMGGQAVGSLVWGVLAAATTSVTSLLISAGFLVVCGLSSLWWPLHARTGDLDLTPSSHWPEPNLVFDPAPLDGPVLVITAYRVTPEDEQNFLAAMDVLGRSRQRTGASQWRLFRSVEHESTFVETFIVRSWGEHMHQHHTRLTGQDLLIEQAVERYTDGRPVSEHYLAVRDPSPGPAPTPAATPARSPAAVRNRPRPAAAGSRRRTPAAVAARRRRS; encoded by the coding sequence ATGGCATCGGCACCGTCCACCTCCACCTGGGCGCCGCTGCGATCGCCGGTCTACCGAGCGCTGTGGATCGCGCAGCTGGTGTCCAACCTCGGCACCTGGATGCAGACCGTCGGCGCGCAGTGGATGCTGGTCGGCGACCCGCGCGCCGCGGTGCTGGTGCCGCTGGTGCAGACCGCGACCACGCTGCCGGTGATGCTGCTGGCGTTGCCGTCCGGCGTGCTGGCCGATCTCATCGACCGGCGCCGCCTGCTCATCGCCACCCAGGGTGCGATGGCCGCCGGGGTGGGTCTACTCGCGTCGTTGACCGGTGCGGGGCTGACGACGCCGGCGGTACTGCTGATGCTGCTGTTCATGATCGGTTGCGGGCAGGCGTTGGTGGCGCCGGCCTGGCAGGCCATCCAGCCTGATCTCGTTCCCGCTCAGCAGATTCCGGCGGCCGCGGCGCTGGGGAGCATGAGCATCAACCTGGCCCGGGCCATCGGGCCCGCGATCGCCGGGGTGCTGGTGTCGCTGTCCGGTCCGACCCTGGTCTTTGCGCTCAACGCCGTGTCGTTCGCCGGGATCGTCATCGTGCTCTTCTGCTGGCGCCCCGCCGTGGTGGAACGCAATGAACCGCCCGAGCGGGCCCTGGCGGCGCTCAGCGCGGGCGGGCGGTTCATCCGCAGCTCACCGATCGTGCGGCGAATCCTGCTGCGGGCGGCGCTGTTCGTCGCTCCCGCCAGCGCGCTGTGGGGGCTGCTGCCGGTGATCGCGAGCAGCCGCCTCGGGCTGTCGTCATCGGGCTACGGGGTGCTGCTGGGCGCCCTGGGTGCCGGCGCGGTGCTCGGTGCGTTCCTGTTGTCGCGGTTGCGGTCCCGGTTCGGCCAGAACGCGTTGCTCACCACCGCGGCGGCCGGTTTCGCGCTCACCACCGTGGTCCTGGCCCTGGTACCGAACTTCGTCGCGGTGTTGCTGGCACTGCTGGTGGGCGGCGCCTCCTGGCTGCTGTCGCTGTCCACGCTCAATGCCTCGATGCAGCTGAGTCTGCCGGGGTGGGTGCGCGCCCGCGGGCTGTCGGTGTACCAGCTGGTCTTCATGGGAGGGCAGGCGGTCGGCTCGCTGGTCTGGGGTGTGCTCGCCGCGGCCACCACCAGTGTCACGAGCCTGCTGATCAGCGCCGGCTTCCTGGTGGTGTGCGGACTGTCCTCGCTGTGGTGGCCGCTGCACGCCAGAACCGGTGACCTCGACCTGACGCCGTCCTCGCACTGGCCGGAGCCCAACCTGGTTTTCGATCCCGCCCCGCTGGACGGACCCGTGCTGGTGATCACCGCCTACCGCGTCACGCCGGAGGACGAGCAGAACTTCCTCGCCGCGATGGACGTGCTCGGCCGGTCCCGGCAGCGCACCGGGGCGTCGCAGTGGCGACTGTTCCGCAGTGTCGAACACGAGTCGACGTTCGTCGAGACGTTCATCGTGCGGTCCTGGGGCGAGCACATGCACCAGCACCACACCCGGCTCACCGGGCAGGACCTGCTCATCGAACAGGCCGTGGAGCGCTACACCGACGGTAGGCCGGTCTCCGAGCACTACCTCGCCGTGCGCGACCCCAGCCCTGGGCCTGCACCGACACCGGCTGCCACTCCCGCCAGGTCGCCAGCCGCTGTGCGTAATCGGCCTCGGCCAGCTGCAGCGGGATCTCGCCGAAGAACACCCGCAGCGGTGGCTGCTCGGCGTCGACGATCTTGA
- a CDS encoding alpha/beta fold hydrolase yields MNLAYVDKGGTGAPVLFIAGRGGAGRTWHLHQVPAFQRAGYRVITFDNRGVGATENASGFTTEQVVADTASLIEKVVGGPVRVVGVSMGSFIAQELMVSRPELVSQAVLMATRGRHDGARDFFGKAEREFHDANITLPPSYDAKIRLMENFSPKTLNDDRSVRDWAEMFTMWPTKYTPGLRSQLAVAPEGNRLPAYAHIKAPVLVIGFGDDVLMAPHLSREVAESIPGGRYLEIPDAGHLGFIEHPDAVNEAILEFFAEAKL; encoded by the coding sequence GTGAATCTGGCTTACGTCGACAAGGGCGGCACCGGCGCACCGGTGCTCTTCATCGCCGGCCGCGGGGGCGCCGGCCGCACCTGGCACCTGCATCAGGTCCCGGCCTTCCAGCGGGCCGGCTACCGCGTGATCACGTTCGACAATCGCGGTGTCGGGGCCACCGAGAACGCCAGCGGCTTCACCACCGAGCAGGTGGTGGCCGATACCGCATCCCTGATCGAGAAGGTGGTCGGCGGCCCGGTCCGGGTGGTCGGGGTGTCGATGGGCTCGTTCATCGCCCAGGAGCTGATGGTGTCGCGGCCCGAGCTGGTCAGCCAGGCCGTGCTGATGGCGACCCGGGGCCGCCACGACGGTGCGCGGGACTTCTTCGGCAAGGCCGAACGCGAGTTCCACGACGCGAACATCACGCTGCCACCCAGCTACGACGCGAAGATCCGGCTGATGGAGAACTTCTCCCCGAAGACCTTGAACGACGACCGTTCGGTGCGGGACTGGGCCGAGATGTTCACCATGTGGCCCACGAAATACACCCCGGGCCTGCGCAGCCAGCTCGCGGTGGCCCCGGAAGGCAACCGGCTGCCCGCCTACGCGCACATCAAGGCACCGGTGCTGGTCATCGGTTTCGGCGACGACGTGCTGATGGCCCCGCACCTGAGCCGCGAGGTGGCCGAGTCCATCCCGGGTGGGCGCTACCTGGAGATCCCGGATGCCGGTCACCTGGGCTTCATCGAGCACCCCGACGCGGTCAACGAGGCGATCCTGGAATTCTTTGCTGAAGCCAAGCTCTAG
- a CDS encoding GTP-binding protein encodes MSVPVLALAGFLGAGKTTLLNHLLRNSRGVRIGALVNDFGAVNIDAMFVAGQVDAMASLSNGCICCAVDASEAAEMLGRLAAVRPALDLIVVEASGIAEPPVLARTIATAGDDRFHYAGLVLVVDAAQPAELGHGVRVADLVVLNKAADGDADAVAAAVRAENPRVPLVCTDFARVDPALLIDAPVKRRERPAQLSLDELLLEDDHHHEHPEYQSVEFSADTPLNPRRFLAFLQDRPVGLYRAKGFVDFGDGGRYSVQLVGSSLRFEKRGAAGRGTTLVLIGTGIDVDAVSSALQDCTREPADENAMLGVHKYVV; translated from the coding sequence GTGAGCGTCCCGGTCCTGGCCCTCGCCGGCTTCCTCGGCGCCGGTAAGACCACGCTGCTCAATCACCTGCTGCGCAACAGCCGCGGAGTGCGAATCGGGGCCCTGGTCAACGATTTCGGCGCGGTGAACATCGATGCGATGTTCGTCGCCGGGCAGGTCGACGCGATGGCCTCGCTGTCCAACGGGTGCATCTGCTGCGCGGTGGACGCGTCGGAGGCCGCCGAGATGCTGGGCCGGCTTGCCGCGGTGCGTCCCGCGTTGGACCTGATCGTGGTGGAGGCCAGCGGTATCGCCGAGCCGCCGGTGCTGGCACGCACCATCGCCACCGCCGGCGATGACCGGTTCCATTACGCCGGACTGGTGCTGGTGGTCGACGCCGCTCAGCCCGCCGAGCTGGGCCATGGGGTGCGGGTGGCCGATCTGGTGGTGCTGAACAAGGCCGCCGACGGTGACGCCGACGCGGTGGCGGCCGCGGTGCGCGCCGAGAACCCCCGAGTTCCGTTGGTGTGCACCGACTTCGCGCGGGTCGATCCCGCGCTGCTGATCGACGCTCCGGTGAAGCGCCGCGAGCGTCCGGCGCAGCTGTCGCTGGATGAACTGCTGCTCGAGGACGATCATCACCACGAGCACCCGGAGTACCAGAGCGTGGAGTTCAGTGCCGATACACCGCTGAACCCGCGCCGCTTTCTGGCTTTTTTGCAGGACCGTCCCGTCGGGCTTTACCGCGCAAAGGGTTTCGTGGATTTCGGGGACGGTGGCCGGTACTCCGTTCAGCTGGTGGGCAGCTCGCTGCGCTTCGAGAAGCGTGGTGCGGCCGGGCGGGGGACGACGCTGGTGCTGATCGGCACCGGTATCGATGTCGACGCGGTGTCGTCGGCGCTGCAGGACTGCACCCGCGAACCCGCCGATGAGAACGCGATGCTCGGCGTGCACAAGTATGTGGTGTAG
- a CDS encoding pyrimidine/purine nucleoside phosphorylase, translating into MFTVNEYFGGDVASIAFATAQGPATVGVMAVGEFEFGTSQLEIMSVVSGALTVRLPGADGWETYAAGTQFTVPADSRFSVRADVETAYLCEYR; encoded by the coding sequence ATGTTCACAGTCAACGAGTACTTCGGCGGCGATGTCGCGTCGATCGCCTTCGCGACCGCGCAAGGGCCGGCCACCGTCGGCGTCATGGCCGTCGGCGAGTTCGAGTTCGGGACCTCGCAGCTGGAGATCATGAGCGTGGTCTCCGGCGCGCTGACCGTGCGACTGCCCGGTGCCGACGGCTGGGAAACCTACGCGGCGGGAACGCAATTCACCGTCCCCGCGGACAGCAGGTTCAGTGTGCGCGCGGACGTCGAGACGGCCTACCTGTGCGAGTACCGCTAG
- a CDS encoding glycosyltransferase family 1 protein: MRVAIVAESFLPNVNGVTNSVLRVIEHLRRSGHEVLVIAPDTPRGQPPADRVHDGVRVHRVPSHMFPKVTSLPLGVPMPRIVGVLRGFDPDVVHLASPALLGWGGVHAARHLGVPAVAVFQTDVAGFAESYGVGVLSRVSWAWTRRLHSKADRTLAPSTSAMENLAAHGVPRLHKWGRGVDITGFVPSARDESLRARWSPDGKPVIGFVGRLAPEKHVERLATLAARDDLQVVVVGAGVDRIKLESLMPAAVFTGELRGPELAAAYASMDVFVHPGEHETFCQAVQEAMASGLPVIAPDAGGPRDLVTPMHTGLLLGVGEFEARLSGAVDHLVAERARYSAAARRSVLARTWPAVCEELLGHYESVIGQRRRKAA, translated from the coding sequence GTGCGCGTTGCAATCGTTGCCGAATCCTTCCTTCCGAACGTCAACGGCGTCACCAACTCGGTGCTCCGAGTGATCGAGCACCTCCGGCGCTCGGGTCACGAGGTTCTGGTCATCGCGCCGGACACCCCGCGCGGCCAGCCGCCCGCCGATCGCGTGCACGACGGGGTCCGGGTGCACCGGGTGCCCTCGCACATGTTCCCGAAGGTGACCTCGCTGCCGCTCGGGGTGCCCATGCCGCGGATCGTCGGCGTACTGCGTGGTTTCGATCCCGATGTGGTGCATCTGGCGTCGCCGGCGCTGCTCGGCTGGGGCGGTGTGCATGCGGCCCGGCACCTCGGTGTCCCTGCGGTGGCGGTCTTCCAGACCGATGTGGCGGGTTTCGCCGAGAGCTACGGCGTCGGCGTCCTGTCGCGGGTGTCCTGGGCATGGACCCGCCGGCTGCACAGCAAGGCCGACCGTACTCTGGCGCCGTCCACATCGGCAATGGAAAATCTTGCCGCCCATGGTGTTCCGCGTCTACACAAGTGGGGGCGCGGGGTCGATATCACCGGCTTCGTCCCGTCGGCGCGCGATGAGTCGCTGCGGGCCAGGTGGTCACCGGACGGCAAGCCGGTCATCGGTTTTGTCGGCAGGCTCGCCCCCGAGAAGCACGTGGAGCGGTTGGCCACCCTGGCCGCTCGCGATGACCTGCAGGTTGTGGTCGTCGGTGCCGGTGTCGACCGGATCAAGCTCGAATCCTTGATGCCCGCAGCAGTTTTCACCGGCGAGTTGCGCGGGCCGGAGCTGGCTGCGGCCTACGCCAGCATGGACGTCTTCGTGCACCCGGGCGAACACGAGACGTTCTGCCAGGCCGTCCAGGAGGCGATGGCCTCGGGTCTGCCGGTGATCGCCCCCGATGCCGGCGGACCGCGGGATCTGGTCACCCCGATGCACACCGGCCTGCTGCTGGGGGTCGGCGAGTTCGAGGCCCGGCTCTCGGGCGCCGTGGACCATCTGGTCGCCGAACGGGCCCGGTACTCGGCCGCCGCCCGGCGCAGCGTGCTCGCCCGCACCTGGCCCGCCGTCTGCGAGGAACTGCTCGGGCATTACGAATCGGTCATCGGTCAGCGACGCCGCAAGGCCGCCTAG
- the menD gene encoding 2-succinyl-5-enolpyruvyl-6-hydroxy-3-cyclohexene-1-carboxylic-acid synthase produces MNPSTTQARVVVDELIRGGVRDVVLCPGSRNAPLAFALHDADRAGRIRLHVRIDERTAGFLAIGLAVSGQAPVPIAMTSGTAVANLGPAVVEANYARVPLIVLSANRPYELLGTGANQTMEQLGYFGGQVRESISLGLAEDRDLAAANAQWRSATCRVLVAAKGSRTANAGPVQFDIPLREPLVPDADSDGETPDGRPGGRSWTYTPPVSFDQPLDIDLTPDTVVIAGHGAGAHPNLAGLPTVSEPTAPAAVNPLHPLALSLLHPKQVIMAGRPTLHRTVSTLLADSSVPVFALTTGPRWPDVSGNSQATGTRAVTSGTPDPAWLQRCAALNERTCAAVRTQLDVHPHTTGLHVAAAVVAGLRDGDQLVLGASNPVRDIALVGLRAPGVKVRSNRGVAGIDGTVSTAIGAALAHERSDGGGTVALIGDLTFVHDSSGLLIGPTEPRPRNLTIVVSNDNGGGIFELLEQGDPRFSDVSSRIFGTPHDVDIAALCRAYHVDNQQIEVDGLADALRQPFDGMRVLEVKADRSSLRALHASIRAAL; encoded by the coding sequence GTGAACCCCTCGACGACCCAGGCCCGCGTCGTCGTCGACGAACTGATCCGCGGCGGCGTCCGCGACGTGGTGCTGTGTCCCGGGTCGCGCAACGCGCCCCTGGCCTTTGCGCTGCACGACGCGGACCGGGCCGGCCGCATCCGTCTGCACGTGCGCATCGACGAACGCACCGCCGGTTTCCTGGCCATCGGGCTGGCGGTGTCCGGGCAGGCTCCGGTGCCCATCGCGATGACCTCGGGTACCGCGGTGGCCAACTTGGGTCCGGCCGTGGTCGAGGCCAACTATGCGCGGGTGCCGCTGATCGTGCTGAGCGCGAACCGGCCCTACGAGTTGCTGGGCACCGGGGCGAACCAGACCATGGAACAGCTCGGCTACTTCGGCGGTCAGGTGCGCGAGAGCATCAGCCTCGGACTGGCCGAGGACCGCGATCTTGCCGCGGCCAACGCGCAGTGGCGCTCGGCGACCTGCCGGGTATTGGTGGCGGCCAAGGGATCTCGTACCGCCAATGCGGGGCCTGTGCAGTTCGACATCCCGCTGCGCGAGCCGCTGGTCCCGGACGCCGACAGTGACGGTGAGACGCCGGATGGCCGTCCCGGCGGGCGGTCCTGGACCTACACCCCGCCGGTCAGCTTCGACCAGCCGTTGGACATCGACCTCACCCCGGACACCGTCGTCATCGCCGGCCACGGTGCGGGCGCACATCCCAACCTGGCCGGACTGCCCACCGTCTCCGAGCCGACGGCGCCGGCTGCGGTCAACCCGCTGCACCCGCTGGCGCTGTCGCTGCTGCACCCGAAGCAGGTCATCATGGCCGGGCGCCCGACCCTGCACCGCACGGTGTCCACGCTGCTGGCGGACTCCTCGGTGCCGGTGTTCGCGTTGACCACCGGGCCGCGCTGGCCCGATGTGTCCGGCAACTCGCAGGCCACCGGCACCCGGGCGGTGACCTCCGGCACGCCGGATCCGGCGTGGCTGCAGCGCTGCGCCGCGCTCAACGAGCGCACCTGCGCTGCCGTGCGCACCCAGCTCGACGTGCACCCGCACACCACCGGCCTGCACGTCGCGGCGGCGGTGGTTGCCGGCCTGCGTGACGGGGACCAGTTGGTGCTGGGCGCCTCCAACCCGGTGCGCGATATCGCCCTGGTCGGCCTGCGCGCTCCGGGGGTCAAGGTGCGGTCCAACCGCGGCGTCGCCGGTATCGACGGCACCGTGTCGACCGCGATCGGCGCCGCCCTGGCCCATGAACGCTCCGACGGTGGGGGCACCGTGGCGCTGATCGGTGACCTGACCTTCGTGCACGACAGCTCTGGGCTGCTGATCGGGCCCACCGAGCCGAGGCCGCGCAATCTCACCATCGTGGTGTCCAACGACAACGGCGGGGGCATCTTCGAATTGCTGGAGCAGGGCGACCCGCGGTTTTCCGATGTGTCCTCGCGCATCTTCGGCACCCCCCACGATGTGGACATCGCGGCGCTGTGCCGGGCTTATCACGTGGACAACCAGCAGATCGAGGTGGACGGCCTGGCCGACGCGCTGCGCCAACCCTTCGACGGCATGCGGGTGCTGGAGGTGAAGGCCGACCGGTCATCGCTTCGTGCGCTGCATGCGTCCATCCGGGCGGCGCTCTAG
- a CDS encoding GlxA family transcriptional regulator: MKRSVVLLGYPGVQALDLVGPFEVFTGATMALAGQGRHDDGYDLIIASPDGRPASTWNGLQIVAQPLPQHPVDTVLVPGGAGIDDLRADPDVLDWIRRAADTARRVVSVCTGAFLVAEAGLLDGCRATTHWAFADRMATEFPSVSVDPDPIFVRSSDTVWTAAGVTAGIDLALALVEDDYGTEVAQTVARWMVLYLRRPGGQTQFAAPVWAPRAKRAPIREVQEFIETEPGGAHSIGALARRAAMSPRHFTRVFTDEVGEAPGSYVERIRTEAARRLLEETDDTVTAIAARCGFGTAETMRRNFVRRIGVSPDHYRKTFA, translated from the coding sequence GTGAAGCGATCAGTGGTGCTGCTCGGCTACCCGGGGGTGCAGGCACTCGATCTGGTCGGTCCGTTCGAGGTGTTCACCGGCGCGACCATGGCCCTGGCCGGTCAGGGCCGCCACGACGACGGCTACGACCTCATCATCGCTTCCCCGGACGGCCGCCCCGCCAGCACCTGGAACGGTCTGCAGATCGTCGCGCAACCACTGCCGCAGCACCCCGTCGACACCGTGCTGGTGCCCGGCGGCGCCGGGATCGACGATCTGCGTGCCGACCCCGATGTCCTGGACTGGATCCGCCGCGCCGCCGACACCGCCCGGCGGGTCGTCAGCGTGTGCACCGGCGCCTTCCTGGTGGCCGAGGCCGGTCTGCTCGACGGGTGTCGGGCCACCACGCACTGGGCCTTCGCGGACCGGATGGCCACCGAATTCCCTTCTGTCTCAGTCGATCCCGATCCCATCTTCGTGCGCAGCTCGGACACGGTGTGGACGGCGGCCGGTGTCACCGCGGGCATCGACCTGGCGCTGGCGCTGGTGGAGGACGACTACGGCACCGAGGTCGCGCAGACGGTGGCCCGCTGGATGGTGCTCTACCTGCGCCGCCCCGGCGGGCAGACCCAGTTCGCCGCGCCGGTGTGGGCGCCGCGGGCCAAGCGGGCACCGATCCGCGAGGTTCAGGAATTCATCGAGACCGAACCCGGGGGCGCGCACAGCATCGGCGCGCTCGCCCGCCGGGCGGCGATGAGCCCGCGGCACTTCACCCGGGTGTTCACCGACGAGGTCGGTGAGGCCCCCGGCAGCTATGTCGAACGGATCCGCACCGAGGCCGCCCGTCGCCTTCTGGAGGAAACCGACGACACCGTCACCGCCATCGCCGCGCGGTGCGGCTTCGGCACCGCAGAAACCATGCGGCGCAACTTCGTTCGACGCATCGGCGTATCACCCGACCACTACCGCAAAACGTTCGCCTGA
- a CDS encoding demethylmenaquinone methyltransferase has protein sequence MSRASLEKDPHEVASMFDAVARRYDITNTVMSLGQDRYWRRQTRSALGIGPGERVLDLAAGTAVSTVELASSGAWCVAADFSVGMLAAGASRSVPKVAGDATRLPFADGVFDAVTISFGLRNVVDHVAGLREMARVTRPGGRLVVCEFSTPTNGLFATAYKEYLMQALPMMARAVSSNPDAYVYLAESIRAWPTQPQLADRIRDAGWDAVRWRNLTGGIVALHAAVKPG, from the coding sequence ATGAGCAGGGCGTCGCTGGAGAAGGACCCGCACGAGGTCGCGTCGATGTTCGACGCCGTGGCCCGCCGCTACGACATCACCAACACGGTGATGTCGCTGGGGCAGGACCGGTACTGGCGCCGTCAGACCCGCTCGGCGCTGGGCATCGGGCCGGGGGAGCGGGTGCTCGACCTGGCGGCCGGCACCGCGGTGTCGACGGTCGAACTGGCGAGCTCGGGTGCCTGGTGTGTGGCCGCGGACTTCTCGGTCGGCATGCTGGCCGCCGGCGCCTCCCGCAGCGTGCCGAAGGTGGCCGGGGATGCCACCAGGCTGCCGTTCGCCGATGGGGTGTTCGACGCGGTGACCATCAGCTTCGGTTTACGCAATGTCGTCGACCACGTGGCGGGGCTGCGCGAGATGGCCCGGGTGACGCGCCCCGGTGGGCGGTTGGTGGTGTGCGAGTTCTCCACGCCCACCAACGGACTGTTCGCCACCGCCTACAAGGAGTACCTGATGCAGGCGCTGCCCATGATGGCGCGTGCGGTGTCGAGCAACCCGGATGCCTATGTGTATCTGGCCGAGTCGATCCGGGCCTGGCCGACGCAGCCGCAGCTGGCCGACCGTATCCGCGACGCCGGCTGGGACGCCGTGCGCTGGCGCAATCTGACCGGTGGGATCGTCGCGCTGCACGCCGCCGTCAAACCGGGCTAG
- a CDS encoding DUF3592 domain-containing protein, producing the protein MFGDGTETRPQRVIRRVRVGIILGACLVTFQSVLLVLGAWENDRRIEADMGVAAAEVLDAGPRRSTIEFVTPDRVTYRPELGVLYPSELDTGMRIYVEYDRTDPDLVRVQHRNAALAIIPAGSIAVLGWLIAGSALLVVAVIARRIEDEAGADQEDAISLASQSSS; encoded by the coding sequence ATGTTCGGAGACGGCACCGAGACCAGGCCGCAACGGGTCATCCGCCGGGTGCGGGTCGGCATCATCCTGGGGGCGTGCCTGGTGACGTTCCAGTCGGTGCTGCTGGTGCTCGGCGCCTGGGAGAACGACCGCCGGATCGAGGCCGATATGGGCGTGGCGGCCGCCGAGGTGCTCGACGCCGGCCCGCGGCGTTCGACCATCGAGTTCGTCACCCCGGACCGGGTCACCTACCGGCCGGAACTCGGTGTGCTCTATCCCTCGGAACTGGACACCGGGATGCGGATCTACGTGGAGTACGACCGCACGGATCCCGATCTGGTGCGGGTACAGCACCGCAACGCGGCGCTGGCCATCATCCCGGCCGGGTCGATCGCGGTACTGGGCTGGCTGATCGCCGGGTCGGCACTGCTGGTGGTGGCGGTGATCGCCCGGCGGATCGAGGACGAGGCCGGCGCAGATCAGGAAGACGCCATCAGCTTGGCCAGCCAGTCCTCGTCGTAG